The following proteins are co-located in the Desulfoscipio sp. XC116 genome:
- a CDS encoding valine--tRNA ligase has product MAKQFDMPTTYDPRAVEDKWYKYWEENKYFRSAADPEKEPYCIVMPPPNVTGQLHMGHALDNTLQDILTRWRRMQGYNALWLPGTDHAGIATQAKVEEQLRKEGTDKYELGREKFLERVWAWKEQYGGRITHQLRRLGSSCDWDRERFTMDEGCSEAVQEVFVRLYERGLIYRDYYITNWCPHCQTTISDIEVEHRDKPGQLYYIKYPVQGSPGEFITVATTRPETMLGDTAVAVHPEDDRYRHLIGKTVVLPLVEKEIPVIADEYVEPEFGTGAVKITPAHDPNDFEVGKRHDLPSVRVIDREARMTKDAGARYQGQDRWECRKRIVKDLQAKGLLVKIEDLSHAVGHCYRCSSVIEPMLSKQWFVRMKPLAEPAINAAQDGRLKFIPERFTKVYLNWMENIRDWCISRQLWWGHRIPVYYCRDCDEVIVSKTRPAKCRCGSANLEQDPDVLDTWFSSALWPFSTLGWPHKTVDLAYYYPTSVLVTGRDIIFFWVARMIFSGLEFMDDVPFREVFIHGLVLDALGRKMSKSLGNGVDPIEVIESHGADSLRFMLVTGNTPGNDLRFHFERLDGARNFANKIWNASRFALMNLQDYAPEKTPGRENYTLADCWIISRYQRAIRECTEFLEKYELGEAARVLYEFTWNELCDWYIELVKPRLYGKTGAADREVAQHVLTVVLRGALELLHPFMPFITEEIWQRLPHRGTTVMRASWPEYRRELVDGPGEERMEIIMEAIRGIRQIRSEMNVPPGRRAEALIVTSVPALREVLAGNLAYVEGLANCHAEVLAELSDKPEQAATAVARDIQIFVPLRGLIDVDKELARLNKDRQALEKDLARVRGKLNNPGFLNKAPAEVVEKERGKEAELSSKLGAIKERLAMFGGR; this is encoded by the coding sequence GCCGCTGACCCTGAAAAAGAGCCCTACTGTATAGTTATGCCGCCGCCCAACGTAACCGGGCAGCTGCATATGGGACATGCCCTTGATAATACCTTGCAGGATATTCTTACCCGCTGGCGCCGCATGCAGGGTTACAATGCTCTATGGCTGCCCGGCACCGACCACGCCGGTATTGCCACCCAGGCCAAGGTGGAAGAACAACTGCGCAAGGAAGGCACCGATAAATATGAGCTGGGCCGGGAAAAATTCCTGGAGCGGGTCTGGGCCTGGAAAGAGCAGTACGGGGGACGCATCACTCACCAGCTGCGCCGCCTGGGCTCCTCCTGCGACTGGGACCGGGAGCGATTTACCATGGATGAGGGCTGTTCCGAAGCCGTGCAGGAAGTGTTTGTGCGCCTTTACGAGCGGGGCCTGATCTATCGGGATTATTATATAACCAACTGGTGTCCCCATTGTCAGACCACCATCAGCGATATTGAGGTGGAACACCGGGACAAGCCCGGCCAACTTTATTACATTAAATATCCGGTTCAAGGCAGTCCGGGTGAATTTATCACCGTAGCCACCACCCGGCCTGAAACCATGCTGGGTGATACGGCGGTGGCGGTGCACCCCGAGGATGATCGCTACAGGCATTTAATCGGCAAAACCGTAGTTTTGCCCCTGGTGGAAAAAGAAATTCCTGTTATTGCCGACGAGTATGTAGAGCCCGAATTCGGTACTGGCGCGGTTAAAATCACCCCGGCCCACGACCCCAACGACTTTGAAGTAGGCAAGAGGCACGATCTGCCATCGGTGCGGGTCATTGACCGGGAAGCACGGATGACTAAAGATGCCGGGGCCCGGTATCAAGGTCAGGACCGCTGGGAATGTCGCAAACGTATTGTCAAGGATTTGCAGGCCAAAGGGCTGTTGGTCAAGATTGAGGATTTGTCCCACGCTGTGGGGCACTGCTACCGCTGTTCATCGGTTATTGAGCCCATGCTTTCCAAACAATGGTTTGTACGTATGAAACCGCTGGCCGAACCCGCCATTAACGCGGCCCAAGACGGTCGTTTAAAATTCATTCCCGAACGTTTTACTAAAGTATACCTGAACTGGATGGAGAACATCCGGGATTGGTGCATCAGCCGTCAATTATGGTGGGGACATCGCATACCGGTTTATTACTGCCGTGATTGTGACGAAGTAATAGTGAGTAAGACCCGCCCGGCCAAATGCCGGTGCGGTTCGGCCAACTTGGAGCAGGATCCCGATGTACTGGATACCTGGTTCAGTTCGGCGCTGTGGCCTTTCTCCACCTTGGGCTGGCCCCATAAGACGGTGGATCTGGCATACTATTATCCCACTTCGGTGTTGGTGACAGGCCGGGACATTATCTTTTTCTGGGTGGCCCGGATGATTTTCAGCGGGCTGGAGTTTATGGATGATGTGCCCTTTAGGGAAGTATTCATTCACGGGCTGGTGCTGGACGCTCTGGGCCGCAAGATGAGCAAGTCGCTGGGCAACGGCGTGGATCCCATCGAGGTTATTGAAAGCCACGGAGCGGACAGTCTGCGGTTTATGCTGGTGACGGGCAATACCCCGGGCAACGACCTGCGCTTCCATTTTGAACGCTTGGATGGGGCCCGAAATTTTGCCAATAAGATCTGGAACGCTTCCCGGTTTGCCCTGATGAATTTGCAGGATTACGCACCCGAAAAAACACCCGGCCGGGAGAATTATACACTGGCCGATTGCTGGATTATAAGCCGTTACCAGCGGGCGATACGGGAATGCACTGAATTTCTGGAGAAATATGAACTGGGCGAGGCCGCCCGGGTACTGTATGAATTTACCTGGAATGAATTGTGCGACTGGTACATTGAACTGGTTAAGCCGCGCCTTTACGGTAAAACCGGCGCCGCCGACCGGGAGGTGGCCCAGCATGTGCTGACCGTTGTACTGCGTGGGGCGCTGGAACTGCTGCACCCGTTTATGCCCTTTATTACCGAGGAGATCTGGCAGCGCTTGCCGCACCGCGGTACCACAGTTATGCGGGCCTCGTGGCCCGAGTATAGGCGGGAACTTGTGGACGGACCGGGCGAGGAACGCATGGAGATAATTATGGAGGCAATTCGTGGTATAAGACAAATTCGCAGTGAAATGAATGTGCCGCCGGGCAGACGGGCCGAGGCGCTTATCGTTACCTCTGTCCCCGCGCTGCGTGAGGTGTTGGCGGGTAACCTGGCCTATGTGGAAGGGCTGGCCAACTGCCACGCCGAGGTACTGGCCGAGTTGTCCGATAAACCCGAACAAGCCGCTACCGCTGTGGCCCGGGATATTCAAATATTTGTGCCCTTGAGGGGATTAATTGACGTGGACAAAGAATTGGCCCGGCTAAACAAAGACAGGCAGGCTTTAGAGAAAGATTTGGCCCGGGTGCGGGGCAAGCTCAATAATCCCGGTTTCCTGAATAAAGCGCCCGCCGAGGTGGTGGAAAAGGAACGCGGCAAAGAGGCCGAGCTTTCCTCCAAGTTGGGCGCCATTAAAGAACGTCTGGCTATGTTCGGGGGAAGGTAA
- a CDS encoding ATP-binding protein, with product MINRELYMGRIRPFIGGELIKVLTGIRRSGKSVMLDLIKRELVASGVSENQFISINFENLSNAHLCSANALHKEIKSRVSTITEKAYLFFDEIQEVDDWEKCINSFRVEFDCDIYITGSNAKLLSGELATYLAGRYVEFVIYPFSFEEFSRLYQTVFPNTDQREIFTHYLTDGGMPYLSNLRYAEEPSRQYLQDIYNSVVLKDIVKRNNIRDVDLLEHIIAYITANVGTTFSATAISKYLKSERRTVAPETILNYIKACEDAFLFYRVRRRDLQGKKILTVNDKYYIADHGIREAVFGGNMKDINLIFENIVFLELLRRGYKVTVGKAGEKEIDFIAEKQNQKLYVQVAYLLASEETIRREFGAYGNIRDNFPKYVVSYDEFDMSRDGMKHRNIREFLLTDDWS from the coding sequence ATGATCAATCGAGAATTATATATGGGCCGCATCCGCCCCTTTATCGGCGGCGAGCTGATAAAAGTTTTAACCGGCATCCGCCGCAGCGGAAAGTCCGTTATGTTGGATTTGATAAAAAGAGAGCTTGTCGCCTCCGGAGTAAGCGAAAACCAGTTTATTTCCATCAATTTTGAAAATCTAAGCAATGCCCATCTTTGCTCTGCTAATGCACTGCATAAGGAAATCAAGAGCCGCGTTTCCACAATCACAGAAAAAGCATATCTATTTTTTGATGAGATTCAAGAGGTCGATGATTGGGAAAAATGCATTAACTCTTTCCGTGTGGAGTTTGACTGCGATATCTATATCACGGGCTCAAATGCCAAGCTGCTTTCTGGAGAGTTGGCCACATATCTTGCAGGGAGATATGTAGAGTTTGTAATTTACCCATTTTCCTTTGAAGAATTTTCAAGACTATACCAAACGGTTTTCCCCAATACTGATCAAAGGGAGATCTTCACCCACTATTTGACAGACGGCGGGATGCCGTATTTGAGCAACTTACGTTATGCAGAGGAGCCTAGCCGTCAGTATTTGCAAGACATTTACAATTCCGTCGTCCTTAAGGATATTGTAAAGCGCAACAATATTCGGGATGTTGATTTGCTGGAGCATATCATCGCATATATTACAGCGAATGTGGGAACGACTTTCTCGGCTACGGCAATTTCAAAATATCTCAAGAGTGAGAGACGTACCGTGGCTCCGGAAACAATCCTGAACTACATCAAGGCTTGCGAGGATGCTTTTCTGTTTTACCGTGTCCGCAGGCGGGATTTACAGGGAAAGAAGATTCTCACCGTCAATGACAAATACTATATCGCCGATCATGGTATCAGAGAGGCTGTTTTTGGCGGCAACATGAAGGATATCAATCTCATTTTTGAAAACATTGTATTTTTGGAACTTCTGCGACGGGGATATAAAGTTACAGTCGGAAAAGCAGGAGAGAAAGAGATTGATTTTATTGCCGAAAAACAAAATCAAAAACTCTATGTTCAGGTAGCTTACCTGCTTGCTTCCGAAGAGACCATCCGGCGTGAATTTGGGGCATACGGTAATATCAGAGATAACTTTCCCAAGTATGTGGTATCGTATGATGAGTTTGATATGAGCCGGGACGGCATGAAGCACCGGAACATCCGTGAATTTTTACTGACTGATGATTGGAGCTGA